From Malaciobacter mytili LMG 24559:
TATTTCTTAACATATGTATTCTAAAATAGTCTGTTTTCATTTGGGAATTTGTTAGGGTTTGTAAATAAGAAATTACCTCTTCACCCCTTAAAATTTCAAAAGTTTTAGCATCAAATATTACAAAATCAATATCTCTTTTATTTTCTAAATCTTCTAATACTTTTTTTATATCTTTATACTCTATTTTATGATTATTCGTATTTAAAGCTTGAATATGCCCAGAAATTTCAAATACACTTCTATTTAATCTATCTTCAATTTCATCAAAAGAAGAACTTGAATTATATTTAATATCACTTATATAAGATTTTAATATACTTTTTTTATAAAATTTATCTTTTTGAATAAGTAATTCTATTTGATTGTTTTGTTTATATTCTAAAACTAAAGAGACCACAACCAAAGAAAAAGTAGCTAAAATAACTACAAAAATTAAAGGAGTTGAAATAATATGCTTTTTAATATCACTTAAAGTATTAAATCTTTTTTTTGAAAAAAACATTAGTAATAAACCTTTGCAAGATATAAACCATATGCACTAGCAGGAGTTTTAAAAATATATTTTTCTTTTTTTAATTGAGAAAGCAAATCTTTTTTTGTTAATTTTCCTTCATTTATTTTTAATAAAAATCCAACCATTAATCTAATTTGAGAACGCAAATAACCATTTGCACAAAATTTAAATACATAAATATCTTTATATTTATAAAAATTTGTACTAAAAACTTTCCTTATAGTAGTTTTATTTCCACTTCCTTTTTTATGAAAATATTCAAAATCATGAATACCTTCAAAAAGTTTTATTGCCTCACTTATTTTTTCTTCATCTATATTTTTTACATATGTTATATATTTTGCATTAAAAGCATTTAATTGCTTTGTAGTTATAATATATCTATATACTCTTTTTTTTGCACTATACCTTGCATGGAAATCATCACATACTTTTGAAATTTTATTTATTCTTATATTTATAGGTAAATGCTTATTTAAAATCTCTTTTAATTTTTTTAAATCTTTCCAAAAATCAGGAATTATGGCATTAAAAACTTGTCCACTTGCATGAACTTCTTTATCTGTTCTTCCACTAAGAATTATTTTTGTATTTATATTTAATTGCTTAAAAGCTATTTGTAAAAAGTCCTCAACCCCTAAACCATTTGGTTGAGTTTGAGAACCTTGATAAGCTGTTCCATCATATGAGATTTGAAATTTTGCATTCATCTTAATATAGTTTTTTTGTTAGCTTTGAATATAAAATATATGTTCCAATAGACCAAAGAATTGGCGCAATATATAAAGAGTGTAATAGTACATTTTTAGTTAAATATTTAGTTAAAATATAATATATAACAATAGCAATTAAAGATAGGGCAATTGCTCTATTTTTTTCATATCTTGGATTATAATAACCAAAAGCAACCACTAAAAATAGTGAGATTAAAGGGAAAATTGAAGTTAAAATATAAAAAGTAAAATCATCAATATCTTGCCCTTTTGATAAATAGTAGTTCCAATAATCATAAGAGTTTGTAAAAGTATATTTTTTCTTACTTGTTATAGAATCATTTATATCCATTGTTCTATAATTTATTTGATTTAACTCTTCATGCGAAATATAAAAAGCTTTACCATCAATAAGTTTAAAACTTAAGTTTCCTTCTTTATTATCTAAAACTGCACTTTGAGCAATAATAAACTGATCTAATTTATTATCTGTTTTAAATAGTTTAACTTTTTCATATTTTTTATCATCTTTTGCATCAATATAAATAAGCCAATCCCCAAATTTTTGTCCAAATTCAGAAGCTTTGATATTAAAATTTGCCTCTTTTTTCTTTACTTCTAAAAAACTCTCTGTTAGGTAGTTTGTTTTAGGAATTAGTCCCACAGAAACTATTATTAAAGCAATTGACAATAAAAAAGTTGCAGGAAAAAAGATTTTTAAAATTTTTAATGGATTAAGTCCAAAAGAAGTAATTACTATTAGTTCATACTCACTTGAAAGCTTTGCTAAAGTAATAACAAGTGAAATAAAAAATGAAATAGGCACTGTAAAAAATATAATTTTAGGAACAGAATAAAGATACAATTTAAATAACTCATAAGCATCAATTGTAATAACTGAAGTTAAAGAAGCAATTTTTACTAAAAATATTATTGATGTAATAAAATATAAACCTAAAAAAATAGGTAAAAAAGAAAGTGATAATTGAGAATATAAATAACTTTTAATTTTCAAGAAAAAACCTTTGCTGATATATTAATAAAAAATTCAAAAAATAAACCTAACATTAAAAAAGGAATAAATGCAGTTTGCTTATCTTTTTTTGTAAAATTATTGTAAATTGATGGTATTATAGCAAAAATTCCAGCTAAAAATATAGCTATAATCCCCCCTTTCAATCCTAAAACAATTCCAATAATAGCAATTATAGGAATATCCCCCTCACCTAAAGCTTTTTGAGTTCTTAAATTTTTATCTTTTAAAAGTCTTGATTTTATATTTTGAATATAAAAAGTTAAAATAAACTCTAATAAAATAAAAAAACCTGCAAATAAACAAGCATACTTTAAACTCTCAAAGAACTCATAATCTGTTGCAAAAAAAGAACAAATAAAAGCTACTAAAAGCAAGTAATCTGGAACTTTTTTATACTCTAAATCAATAAAAGATAAAACAATTAAAGTATAAAAAAGACCCATTAAAAAAAATAGCTGTATTGAAACTTCAAATTTTAAATATAAGCCTAAAGTTACAAAAGCCGTAAGAAGCTCTACAACTAAATATCTTTTTGAAATTTTTTGTTTACAAAAACTACAAAAACCTTTTAAATAAAAATAGGAAAAAATTGGGATATTTTCATACCATCTTATTTTATAATTACAAGAAGGACAACAAGAAGCAGTTATTATTGAGTATCTTTTAGGAAGTCTATAAATCAATACATTTAAAAATGACCCAAAAGCCAATCCAATAATAAAACTAAACACCCCCAAATCTTCTCTCTCTATTTTGGTAATCACTTATAATATCATCAAGCTCATTTGAAGTAAACTCAGGCCAATAAGTACTTGTAAAAAACATCTCTGCATAAGCATTTTGCCAAAGTAAATAGTTTGAAAGTCTTACTTCTCCACTTGTTCGTATAAGTAAATCCACATCTGGAATACCTGCTGTATCCAAACAACTTTCAAAATTCTCTTTTGTTACTTCTAGATTTTTTTCATTTAATTTTTTTATTGCTCTTAAAATCTCATCTTGTGAACCATAATTTAAAGCTAAAATTTGAGTAAGCCCTGTGGCATTTTTTGTCTCTTCTTGAGTTTTAAATATAATTTCTTGTAAAGATTTTGAAAACTTAGATAAATCTCCAATTGCTTTGAATCTTACATTATTTTCTAAATAAATATAAAGTTCATTTTTTAAATATTTTTCCAAAAGCTTCATTAAAAATTCTATTTCAAGTTTTGGTCTAGTCCAATTTTCTGTGGAAAAAGCATACAAAGTAAGGTATTTAATCCCTAAAGTATTACAATACCTTGTTATCTCTCTTACAACTTTTGCACCCTCTTCATGTCCTGCTGTTCTTTTAAAACCTCTCTCACTTGCCCATCGTCCATTACCATCCATTATCATAGCAATATGTGCAGGTAAATCTTTTTTATTATTTGTACTCATCAAACTCTTTTTCCAAACAAGTTAAAAGTTCCAAAGATAGTTCTAATTTTGAAGCTTTAAAACTATGAATTTTATTTTTTAAAAGTAATTCTATACTATTTGAATTTGAACCAAAAGCATTTTCATCTTTTATAATATTTAAACAAACAGCATCTAAAGATTTTTTTTCTAACATTTTTAAAGCATTTTCATAAGCAACAGTTTCATCCATCTCTGCTTTAAAACCAATTGAAACAATATCACTTTTATCAAGGGCATTTAAAATATCCATATTTTGTTTTAATTTTAACTCCCAAGAAGTTCCAAGTAACTCTTTTTTTAGTTTTCCCTCTTGGGGAAAAGTTGGAAGATAATCACTTACTGCTGCAACCATAAATAAAAAGGGTCTTTTTAATATTTGTGTAGGTGTTGAACTATCCATTAGTGTTGTTTTAGAAAGTTTACCTTTTTTTGCAACTCTTATTGAATCCACTAAATATTCATACATTTCATTACTACTTTGAACTTCTATTGTATGAATAGCATTTGGTAAAGTTTCATGTCCTCTTGTACTTACCAAACAAACATCTGCACCTTTAAAGTATAAAGCTAAAGCTAAAGAAGAAGCCATTTTACCAGAAGAAAAATTTGAAATATATCTTACATCATCAATTTTTTCAATTGTTCCTCCACCACTTAATACAACTTTTCTATTATTCCAATACTCTTCTTTTAAAAGTTCCCTTGCTGTTGCATAAAAAATCTCCTGAGGTTCCGCCATAGCACCATCACCCACATCTTTACAAACTAACTCTTTTGTTTGTGTTTGTAAAATCTCATAATTACATAAAGCTAGCATTTTTAAACTTGCTTGTGTAATTGGATTTTTTATCATATTTGTATTTGCAGCAGGGCATAAAAGTTTAACTCTTGGATAAGCTAGTGCAGTTTGAGTTAATAAGTTATCTGCTAAACCATGGCTTAGTTTATTTATAGTATTTGCACTTGCTGGAGCTATTACAAAAATATCTGCCCACTTACCAATATCAATATGATTATATAACTCATTTTTATCCCAAGATTCACTGTTTTCTTCTAAAACTTTATTTTGAGAAATAGCTTCAAAAGTTATTGGATTTATAAACTTTTTTGCTTCATTTGTCATAATTACTTTAACACTAGCACCTGCTTTTATATAAAGTCGAATAAGTTCTAATGTTTTATATATTGCTATTGAACCTGTAACTGCAACTAAAATATTTTTGTTTTTTAATAACATGTTTCTACTTTTTAAAAAATTTATAAAAATAATTTTCAATTATTTTTATAGGAGCTCTTGTAATTGCCAATGAACCTTTTGGTACATTTTTTGTTATACAAGCACCTGCTGCTAAAATAACATCATCTTCAATTACTACAGGAGCAACTAGTTGAGTATCTGAACCAATAAATACATTTTTCCCAACTTTAGTTTTATGTTTATTTACTCCATCATAATTACAAGTAATTGTTCCCGCACCCACATTTGTACCTGTGTCCATTTCACAATCACCTAAATAAGATAAATGCCCTGCTTTAACCCCATTTAGTAAAGCTTTTTTAGTTTCAACAAAATTTCCAATATGAGTATTTTTTAAATTACTTCCAGGTCTAATTCTAGCCATTGGTCCCACATCTGAATCTTCTAAATGTGAATCTTCTATAATTGAATTTGCTTTTACAATAGAATTTACTATTTTTGTATTACCAAGTAAACTAACCCCATTTTCAAGAATACATTCACCCTCAATACTTACACCTTCTTCTATATAAATAGTATCAGGTAGTCTCATAATTACACCATTTTGCATAAACTCTTTTTTAATTCTATTTTGATGGATTACTTCTGCTTGTGATAATTCATATTTTGAATTAACTCCCTTAAAATTTTCAACACTTACATATAAAGGTTTTAAAGTTTTTCCATCTTTTATTGCTAGTTCAATTAAATCTGTAATATAGTACTCTTGTTGAGCATTATCATTTGATAAAAGAGGTAAATATTGTTTTAAAAATGCTGTTTGAAATAGATAAACTCCCGCATTTGCAGTTGTTATTTTAAGCTCTTGCTCATTTGCATCTTTTTGTTCAACAATTTTTACTACATTTTCATCTTTAATTACTACTCTTCCATACCCAGAAGCATCATCAAGTTTTAAAACAGACATAACTATTGTTGCATCAATATTAAATTTTTCTAACTCTATTGCTTGAATTAAGGGCATATCTGCATTTAAAACTAAAGTTTTTTCATACTTTGGCTCAACATTCATAACTGCCCCACCAGTACCAGGATAGTTTTCATGATCTTGAATTACAAATTTAATATCTTTAAAATATTTTTCCATTTGAGCTTGAACTCTTGAAGCTTGATGGTATAAAACTACTGTAATATCATCACTTAATTTTAAAGCCTCTTTTATTGAGTAATAAAGCATTGGTTTACCAGAAATATTATGTAAAACCTTCGGTTTTTCAGATTTCATTCTAGTTCCAGCACCTGCTGCTAAAATAACAATTGATAAATTATTCATATTTTTTCCTATTTTAAAGCTTCATCTATTTCAGCTCTTAGATTTATAATTACTTGTTTTATTGCACTAATCATTTTTTGATCAGTAATATTACCAACTAGAAGTTTCCCTAAATTTTTTTCTCTTTCTTTAAAAAACTGCGCAACTGAACGACTTTTTTTATTATGATTATACATTAATACACCAGAAGCAATTAAAATTATTACTAATTTTGTATGCCCTAAAATAGCTGCATAATTTAAAATAGTAAAACCTGCATAATCCACTTCATTAATATCAGCCCCAGCAGCTATTAATAATCTTGCAATTTTATAATTACCTTTCCATTGAGTATGGTGTAATACTGTTCTTCCTTGCTTATCTTTAATATTTAGATTTGCTTTTTTTGATAAAAGTTTTTCTACAACTTCTAAATCATCTGCAATTACTGCTTTATGATAAACTGTTCTTCCCTCTTTATCAATAACATCCACATCTATTCTAAATTTTAATAAAAATACAAGTCTTTCTAAAAATTGCTCTTTATCTTTTATTCTTTTTACTTTTAATCCATTTTCAACTAAAACTGTAAGTGGAGTATCACCATTGTTATCTACAATATTTGGGTCAGCACCCGAATTAAATAGAAGTTTCATTAAAGGTAAATGATTATAAATTATTACATCAAAAATAACTGTTCTTCCATTTGATTTTTGTTTATTTATTTTTGGTCTATAACTTAAAATTCTTTTTAAAAGAGCAAAATAGTCTTCTTCATCATCTATTTCTAAATATCTTCTAGAACTGGCTCTTTTTAAATTGTTTTGAACTAAGATAATTTCACATAATTCATCAACAATTGTTTTTTCCAATAAATCTCGATGATCAACATCGGCACCTTTATTTAAAAGATATTCTATCATAATGATATTTTTCATACCACCCATAATTGCTTCAAATAAAACAGTTCTTCCATCTTTATCTTCGGCATTAATATCAGCACCACTAGCTAATAAAAAATCAATAGTTTCGTAGTTTTCTCGCTCAACTTCTCGATATAAAACCGTTTTACCATCACTATCTACTCTATTAACAGCTAAACCATTTTCAATTAAAAAAGAAGTAAGTTTTAAATAATTTCTATTTTCATTTATAAATTTATATCTTCCTTCTCTTTTAGAATTAGGATTTTTTAAAAGTGTAAGAATTTTTAAAATTTCATCTAAAATTGTTTCATTATTTATATTTTTTATATTTAATTTTATTCCACGCTCTAATAACATTTCAAAAACTTCAATATTTGAAGCACCCATAACTACACTATTGAAAAGTATATTTTCTCTATTTTCATCAGTTATGTTAATATCCATTCCATTTGAGATTAAGAACTTTGCAACTTCAGGTGATTCTTTTAATACCGCATTAAATAAAGGTGTTTGCCCATGTTGATCGACACAATTTGGGTTTTCAATATTATTTAAAACTTCTCTAATTATCTTTAAATTCCCACCTTCAACTGCATCAAATAAAACAGTTCTACCATATGTGTCTTTAATATTTAAATCAGGATTTTGCATCATTAAAATTTCAAAAACCCTATGATTTTCCTCTAAGGCAATATCTTGTAATAGTGTTCTACCTGAAGAATTAACATGATTTAAAGAAGAACCATTGTCAAGTAAGAATCTTATCATTACACCATCACTTCGTTCAACTGCTTCATTTAAAACAGTTTTACCAAAGTTATCTTCATGATTAATATCTATTCCATTTTTTAGTAAAATTCTAATTGACTCAATTCTTCTTTTTTTTACTAATTCAAAAAGAAGAGTTTGTCCCTTTTCATTAAGCTTATGAATATCTGCGCCATTATCTATTAGTTTTTGAACTTTTTCTACATTTATATAATTTTTTAATAACTCTTTTTGAAAATTATCAGTGACATCTTGTTTAAATAAGTTCAACATTAAATTGTAATCCTTAGGACATAATAATCTTTTCTATTTTATCAAAAATTAAATTAAAATCTTTTTCTTCGTCTATCTCTAAATGAATTATCAAACTTCTTTTTATTATTTTTTTCTTCATCTAAGAGATTTGATTTTAATGATTTTTCAATAAAGTTATTAAAACTAGCTCTTGTTATACTTGCTTTTACACTATCTGGAAAAAGTTCTGGTAACTTATAAGATAACCATAAATATAAAGATATTTTCTTTACTTCATCTTCTACTAAAAGCAAATCTCTTTGTGTAACAGCCTTTTTAGGCAGAGTAATTGAAGGTTTATATCTAACTATTCTATTTTTAATTACTGCTGCAATATAAGCATCATAAGCTTGCAAAATTATTGTTGATTTAGTAGTTATTGGAGCTTGCGAAAGCATATATTTATCTTCCATTTTTAAATTATTTTTTTTATCTAAAATCTTTGCTGCACTAATCATTGAAGCTATATTTGAAGCTATAAAGGGTCCATCAAAATACATATTATCTATAAAAAATTTTAATACTTTTTCTAAAGAGTTTGTCTTAATATAAGAAGTCAATCCTTCAAGTTGAGAAGAACTAATTTTTACTTTAAATGGAGGTTTTATAGTTCTAATAGGTTTAAAAAACTCTTTTTGTAAATATTTTAAAGTATCCCTTGAAGTAGCACCAATAAATCCCTCTTCATGATGTCCATATCTTCCTGCACGACCTGCAATTTGAATAATTTCATTTACATTTATTGCTCTTTTTGATACCCCATCAAATTTTGTATGAGTTGTAAATAAAATAGTCTTAATAGGAAGATTTAATCCCATAGCAATCGCATCAGTTGCTATTAAAATATCTGTTTTTTTCTCTCTAAATCTTCTTGCCTCATCTCTTCTTACTTCAGGAGAAAGATTGCCATAAATTACAGAAACCCTATGGCTTTTTTGTAATTTTTGTTTTAATTTTAATACTTCACTTCTACTAAAAGCTATCAATGCTGTTTGAGGTTTTAGTTCTTTTAAAGAAGTATATTTTTCTAAAAGATGTAATTCATTTTTTCTTTTAAACCTTACTATTTCTAACTCTTCATTTAAATAAGAAGCTATTTTTTTAACTGCATCTAATGCATTAACTGAACCTGTCATAATTATCTGTTTTGCAGGACAACCTATTATTGCATTAACCCAAGCCCAACCTCTTTCATCATCATCAAGCATTTGAACTTCATCAATAATAGCCACATCAACATCTAAATCATAGTCAATCATCTCAATAGTTGAACATATATGTGCTGCTTCTTCATCAAAAATTTGTTCTTCACCTGTTATTAGGGTTGCATTAATATTTGAAGTTTTTAAATCTTCATAACCTTCAAGTGCTAAAAGTCTTAATGGAGCTAAGTATAATCCACTATTTGCTTCTTTTAATTTGCTCATTGCACTATATGTTTTACCAGAATTTGTAGGTCCAACAAAAAATTTTAGTTTTCTATTTAGACTTCTTGCCAAAGGAAATTGTGATTTTAAATCACAATTTAATAATATTTGTAATTGTTCTTGCCATCTATCTTTCATAGGGCTATTATATTGATTTTAATATAATATAGTATTAAAAAGATAAGGTAATTTAATGAATTGTAAATATTTTGGAAAATGTGGAAGTTGTAGTTTATATGAAATGACATATGAACAGCAACTTTCATACAAAATAAATAGAGAAAAAGAGAGATTTAAAGAGTTTTATATAAATGACTTTGAAATTATAAAAAGTGAAGATAGTAGATTTAGAAATAGAGCTGAATTTAGAATTTGGAAAGAGTATGATAAAGAAAATATCCCTACTTTATCTTATGCTATGACAAGTTTTGAAAAAAAAGTTTTACCTATTAGCTTATGTGAAATAGTAAGTGAAAATATTCATTTATTAATGCCAAAGCTTTTAAAACTAATTGAAAAAAGTGAAATTTTAAGTTTCAAATTATTTGCCTGTGAATTTTTAGCTTCAACTACAAATGATATTCTTGTAACTTTAATTTATCATAAAAAATTAGATGAAAAGTGGATGCAAGAAGCAAAAAAACTTGAAGAAGAATTAAAAGTTAAAATTATTGGTAGAAGTAGAGGTCAAAAAATCATTTTAAGTAGTGATTATATAAATGAAACTTTAACTATAAATAATAAGCAATTCTTTTTTGAATATAAAGAGGGTGGATTTACTCAGCCAAATACAAAAGTAAATATTCAAATGATTCAATGGGTTTTACAACATCTAGAAAAAAGTAATAAAGATTTATGTGAATTATATTGTGGTGGAGGAAACTTTACAATTCCCCTTTCAACAAAGTTTAGAAAAACTTTAGCAACTGAGATTTCAAAAACTTCAATAAAATCTGCTTTAAGAAATTGTGAGTTAAATAATATTGATAATATTGATTTTATTAGAATGAGTGCCGAAGAGTTTGTCGAAGCCTGTGCAAATAAAAGAGAATTTAATAGATTAAAAGATATAGATTTAAAAGAGTTTAATTTCTCTACAATTTTTGTTGATCCACCAAGGGCTGGATTAGATGAAACAACAACAAAATTAGTTAAAAACTATGATAAAATCATTTATATCTCTTGTAATCCAGAAACTTTGCATAGGGATTTAAAAGAACTTACAAAAACGCATAAAATTGATAATTTTGCATTATTTGATCAATTTGCCTATACAAATCATTGCGAAAGTGGAGTCATATTAAACAAAATTTAATTTTAGCTTAGATAAAATTTAAGCATAATGTATTAAATTATAAAGGGTAAAAGATGAGAATTAATACAAATGTTGCTTCACTACAAGCACAAGAAGCAAATACAAATACAAATAAAGCCTTAACTAATTCACTAGAAAAGTTAAGTTCAGGTTTAAGAATAAATAAAGCAAGTGATGATGCTTCTGGTTTAGCAATTGCTGATAAATTAAGAACACAAGCTAGCTCATTAAGCCAATCAATTTCAAATGGTAACTCAGCAGTTGCATTAACACAAATTGCTGATAAAGCGATGGCTGAACAATCTAATATTTTAGATATTGTTAAAACAAAACTTATTCAAGCAGCAACAGAGACAACTTCTGATGAGGGTAGAAAATCAATTGAAAAAGATATTAATAAACTATTAGATCAGTTAAATAATATCGCAGCACAAACAAACTACAACGGTACAGCATTATTACAAGCTAGTATTGGTCTTGCTGGATCTGCAGTTAAAGGTGCTATGACTTTCCAAATGGGAGAGACAGCTAATGATACTATTAGTACAACAAGTGGTGTTAGAGCAAATGTTACTGGTTTATCATTAACAAGCTTAAAAACTGAAGTTGCAACAACAGGAAGTATGACTGCAACTGAAGCTAGAGGATACTTAACAAAAATTGACTCAGCTATTAACACTTTAAATGGATGGAGAGCAGATTACGGTTCAACTCAAAACCAATTAGAATCAGCTATTAGAAACCAAATGACTCAACAAACAAATATTAAAGCAGCTGAGTCTGTTATTAGAGATGTTGATTATGCTCAAGAGAGTGCAACATTTAATAAACAAAACATTATTTCACAAGCTGGTA
This genomic window contains:
- a CDS encoding flagellin N-terminal helical domain-containing protein; translated protein: MRINTNVASLQAQEANTNTNKALTNSLEKLSSGLRINKASDDASGLAIADKLRTQASSLSQSISNGNSAVALTQIADKAMAEQSNILDIVKTKLIQAATETTSDEGRKSIEKDINKLLDQLNNIAAQTNYNGTALLQASIGLAGSAVKGAMTFQMGETANDTISTTSGVRANVTGLSLTSLKTEVATTGSMTATEARGYLTKIDSAINTLNGWRADYGSTQNQLESAIRNQMTQQTNIKAAESVIRDVDYAQESATFNKQNIISQAGTFAMSQANNVQQNILRLLQ